In Primulina eburnea isolate SZY01 chromosome 3, ASM2296580v1, whole genome shotgun sequence, one DNA window encodes the following:
- the LOC140825703 gene encoding scarecrow-like protein 1, protein MSFVGSAALFGSHELYSLKDGNESSDLSTAFDSDNRGMIYPSESYGNGGFDPNYFLRSPSGELASTNNPFVSSLVAARHNTCEFNYDTEYLNSPSPDAIDEDKMRLKLQELEKALRDDKYEDRDHSMGIDNEQADPTCPYEMLDDSPKESSSSDSNLSGISYCKEISVSPQSTKALLFECADAIHGGNMGKTSCIINLLRQRVSIQGDPSERIAAYMVEALAARMAISGQGLYKALNCKEAPSLERLSAMQVLFEGCPCFRFGFMGANGAILEAFKDENRVHIVDFDINQGSQYYTLLTSLAKVPGKRPHVRLTGVDDPESVQRRVGGLKIIGQRLEILAEDLKLSFEFHIVAAETALVSPSMLDCQPGEALIVNFAFQLHHMPDESVSTINLRDQLLRMVKGLNPKLVTVVEQDVNTNTTPFLPRFSEAYSYYSAVFESLDAALGRESQDRINVEKQCLARDIINVVSCEGEERIERYEVAGKWRARMSMAGFTSCPMSRNVTDEIRKLIKQYSDRYKVKEEIGALHFGWEDKMLIFSSAWR, encoded by the coding sequence AAATTATTTTCTCCGCTCGCCGTCGGGAGAACTTGCCAGTACAAATAATCCATTTGTCTCCTCTTTGGTTGCTGCGAGACATAATACTTGTGAGTTCAATTATGACACAGAATATTTGAATAGTCCAAGTCCTGATGCTATAGATGAAGATAAGATGAGATTGAAGTTACAAGAACTTGAGAAGGCACTTCGTGATGATAAATATGAAGATCGAGATCATAGTATGGGAATCGATAATGAACAGGCTGACCCTACATGTCCATATGAGATGCTTGATGACTCACCGAAAGAATCTTCATCTTCAGATTCTAATCTTAGTGGAATAAGCTACTGTAAGGAGATCTCAGTTTCTCCTCAGAGTACAAAAGCCTTGCTGTTTGAATGTGCTGATGCCATCCACGGTGGAAATATGGGGAAAACATCGTGCATAATTAATTTGCTCCGGCAGAGGGTCTCGATCCAGGGAGATCCTTCTGAACGAATTGCAGCTTACATGGTAGAAGCTTTGGCGGCTAGAATGGCTATTTCTGGTCAAGGTCTTTACAAGGCACTGAATTGCAAAGAGGCCCCATCTCTGGAAAGACTTTCTGCCATGCAGGTCCTCTTTGAAGGGTGTCCATGCTTTAGATTTGGTTTCATGGGGGCTAATGGCGCGATTTTAGAGGCATTTAAAGACGAAAACAGGGTTCATATCGTAGATTTTGATATAAACCAAGGTAGTCAGTATTACACACTGCTGACATCCCTGGCTAAAGTCCCTGGGAAACGTCCCCACGTGAGGTTAACTGGAGTTGATGACCCTGAATCCGTTCAACGGAGAGTGGGAGGCTTAAAAATCATTGGGCAGCGACTCGAGATACTAGCCGAGGATCTAAAACTCTCATTCGAGTTTCATATTGTTGCTGCTGAAACCGCTCTGGTCTCTCCATCAATGCTAGATTGCCAGCCTGGAGAAGCTTTAATCGTAAACTTTGCTTTCCAACTTCACCACATGCCAGACGAGAGTGTATCAACAATAAATCTTCGAGACCAACTTCTTCGAATGGTTAAAGGGTTGAACCCAAAACTTGTCACCGTTGTCGAGCAAGACGTCAACACAAACACTACTCCGTTCTTACCAAGATTTTCAGAAGCGTACAGTTACTACTCAGCAGTGTTCGAATCACTCGATGCAGCTCTAGGTAGAGAAAGCCAAGACCGAATAAACGTAGAGAAACAGTGTCTTGCACGTGATATCATTAACGTCGTCTCCTGTGAAGGAGAGGAAAGGATAGAGCGTTACGAGGTTGCTGGAAAGTGGAGAGCCAGGATGAGTATGGCTGGTTTCACCTCGTGTCCTATGAGTCGAAACGTGACCGACGAAATCCGTAAACTCATAAAGCAGTACTCGGATAGGTACAAGGTGAAAGAGGAGATTGGTGCTCTCCATTTTGGATGGGAAGACAAAATGCTAATATTTAGTTCAGCCTGGAGGTAA
- the LOC140825704 gene encoding auxin efflux carrier component 6-like isoform X2: MISADDFYKVMCAMVPLYFAMFLAYVSVKWCNIFSPEQCSGINRFVAVFAVPVLSFHFISQNNPYEMNTKFILADTISKVSVLVLLSVWCIFSGKSEWLITIFSVSTLPNTLVMGIPLLRAMYGEFTQSIMVQLVVLQCIIWYTLLLFLFEYRAATILIQTQFPGGTAAAVTKFDIDNDIISLDGRNPLCTDSEIDDAGRIIRVRIRRSTSSTPPSSSVGVTPRASNLSNAEVFSINTPHEFGLGFRPFSPKISGYASSDAYSLQPTPRASSFNEMNSTATSPAAGKVSSLPSPVVKILWESPSEGSGDKDLSFRDCIKIPVEEGYDMKGEPANHEMPRAVVMLRIILIVVGRKLSRNPNTYSSVLGLLWSLISFKWKLAMPSVVKYSIKIISDAGLGMAMFSLGLFMALQPRIIACGLKMAAISMVIRFIGGPMLMSGASLAIGLKGVHLHAAIVQAALPQGIVPFVFAREYGLHPDILSTGVIFGMLISLPITILYYILLGL, from the exons atgattagcGCAGATGATTTCTACAAGGTCATGTGTGCTATGGTGCCTCTCTACTTCGCAATGTTCTTGGCCTATGTATCGGTCAAATGGTGCAACATATTCTCTCCGGAGCAATGCTCAGGCATCAACCGATTCGTTGCGGTTTTCGCTGTTCCGGTTCTATCGTTTCATTTCATATCACAGAACAACCCTTATGAAATGAACACCAAGTTCATATTGGCGGACACCATCTCTAAGGTTTCTGTGCTTGTTTTGCTGTCTGTTTGGTGCATTTTTAGTGGGAAATCGGAGTGGTTGATTACTATTTTCTCGGTTTCAACTTTGCCAAATACATTGGTTATGGGGATACCTTTGCTTAGAGCCATGTACGGGGAGTTCACACAGAGCATCATGGTTCAATTGGTTGTGCTTCAATGTATTATCTG GTACACACTGCTGCTCTTCCTCTTTGAATACAGAGCTGCAACTATACTAATACAAACCCAATTCCCCGGCGGAACAGCCGCCGCCGTAACCAAATTCGACATCGACAATGACATCATCTCCCTGGACGGCCGGAACCCACTCTGCACTGACTCCGAAATCGATGACGCCGGACGCATTATTCGTGTCCGCATCCGACGTTCCACATCCTCCACCCCACCATCATCCTCCGTGGGGGTCACCCCACGCGCCTCCAATCTCTCCAACGCCGAGGTATTCTCCATCAACACACCCCACGAGTTCGGGCTCGGGTTTCGACCCTTCAGCCCAAAGATCTCGGGTTACGCTTCTTCTGACGCATATTCCCTCCAACCCACCCCAAGAGCTTCGAGCTTCAACGAAATGAATTCCACCGCCACGAGCCCCGCCGCGGGTAAGGTTTCCAGTCTGCCATCACCGGTGGTGAAAATCCTGTGGGAGTCGCCATCAGAGGGGTCCGGAG ATAAAGATCTTAGCTTTAGAGACTGCATAAAGATTCCAGTGGAAGAGGGATATGATATGAAAGGTGAACCGGCCAATCACGAAATGCCACGTGCTGTGGTTATGCTAAGAATTATATTAATCGTGGTTGGAAGGAAGCTTTCGCGGAATCCAAATACCTATTCCAGCGTTTTAGGCCTTTTATGGTCTCTCATATCCTTTAA ATGGAAACTGGCAATGCCGAGTGTGGTGAAATACTCGATCAAAATCATATCGGATGCAGGGCTTGGGATGGCCATGTTCAGTTTGG GGTTGTTCATGGCACTCCagcctcgaataatcgcttgCGGCTTAAAGATGGCGGCTATATCGATGGTGATCAGATTTATAGGCGGTCCGATGTTGATGTCTGGGGCGTCTCTAGCCATCGGGCTTAAAGGAGTGCACCTTCATGCGGCCATAGTTCAG GCAGCTCTTCCCCAAGGGATTGTACCATTTGTATTTGCTAGAGAATATGGGTTGCATCCAGACATATTAAGCACCGG GGTTATATTCGGCATGTTGATTTCTTTACCCATCACAAtactatattatatattattaggcCTATGA
- the LOC140825704 gene encoding auxin efflux carrier component 6-like isoform X3 produces the protein MISADDFYKVMCAMVPLYFAMFLAYVSVKWCNIFSPEQCSGINRFVAVFAVPVLSFHFISQNNPYEMNTKFILADTISKVSVLVLLSVWCIFSGKSEWLITIFSVSTLPNTLVMGIPLLRAMYGEFTQSIMVQLVVLQCIIWYTLLLFLFEYRAATILIQTQFPGGTAAAVTKFDIDNDIISLDGRNPLCTDSEIDDAGRIIRVRIRRSTSSTPPSSSVGVTPRASNLSNAEVFSINTPHEFGLGFRPFSPKISGYASSDAYSLQPTPRASSFNEMNSTATSPAAGKVSSLPSPVVKILWESPSEGSGGNVNIGDKDLSFRDCIKIPVEEGYDMKGEPANHEMPRAVVMLRIILIVVGRKLSRNPNTYSSVLGLLWSLISFKWKLAMPSVVKYSIKIISDAGLGMAMFSLGLFMALQPRIIACGLKMAAISMVIRFIGGPMLMSGASLAIGLKGVHLHAAIVQLFPKGLYHLYLLENMGCIQTY, from the exons atgattagcGCAGATGATTTCTACAAGGTCATGTGTGCTATGGTGCCTCTCTACTTCGCAATGTTCTTGGCCTATGTATCGGTCAAATGGTGCAACATATTCTCTCCGGAGCAATGCTCAGGCATCAACCGATTCGTTGCGGTTTTCGCTGTTCCGGTTCTATCGTTTCATTTCATATCACAGAACAACCCTTATGAAATGAACACCAAGTTCATATTGGCGGACACCATCTCTAAGGTTTCTGTGCTTGTTTTGCTGTCTGTTTGGTGCATTTTTAGTGGGAAATCGGAGTGGTTGATTACTATTTTCTCGGTTTCAACTTTGCCAAATACATTGGTTATGGGGATACCTTTGCTTAGAGCCATGTACGGGGAGTTCACACAGAGCATCATGGTTCAATTGGTTGTGCTTCAATGTATTATCTG GTACACACTGCTGCTCTTCCTCTTTGAATACAGAGCTGCAACTATACTAATACAAACCCAATTCCCCGGCGGAACAGCCGCCGCCGTAACCAAATTCGACATCGACAATGACATCATCTCCCTGGACGGCCGGAACCCACTCTGCACTGACTCCGAAATCGATGACGCCGGACGCATTATTCGTGTCCGCATCCGACGTTCCACATCCTCCACCCCACCATCATCCTCCGTGGGGGTCACCCCACGCGCCTCCAATCTCTCCAACGCCGAGGTATTCTCCATCAACACACCCCACGAGTTCGGGCTCGGGTTTCGACCCTTCAGCCCAAAGATCTCGGGTTACGCTTCTTCTGACGCATATTCCCTCCAACCCACCCCAAGAGCTTCGAGCTTCAACGAAATGAATTCCACCGCCACGAGCCCCGCCGCGGGTAAGGTTTCCAGTCTGCCATCACCGGTGGTGAAAATCCTGTGGGAGTCGCCATCAGAGGGGTCCGGAGGTAATGTTAACATCGGAG ATAAAGATCTTAGCTTTAGAGACTGCATAAAGATTCCAGTGGAAGAGGGATATGATATGAAAGGTGAACCGGCCAATCACGAAATGCCACGTGCTGTGGTTATGCTAAGAATTATATTAATCGTGGTTGGAAGGAAGCTTTCGCGGAATCCAAATACCTATTCCAGCGTTTTAGGCCTTTTATGGTCTCTCATATCCTTTAA ATGGAAACTGGCAATGCCGAGTGTGGTGAAATACTCGATCAAAATCATATCGGATGCAGGGCTTGGGATGGCCATGTTCAGTTTGG GGTTGTTCATGGCACTCCagcctcgaataatcgcttgCGGCTTAAAGATGGCGGCTATATCGATGGTGATCAGATTTATAGGCGGTCCGATGTTGATGTCTGGGGCGTCTCTAGCCATCGGGCTTAAAGGAGTGCACCTTCATGCGGCCATAGTTCAG CTCTTCCCCAAGGGATTGTACCATTTGTATTTGCTAGAGAATATGGGTTGCATCCAGACATATTAA
- the LOC140825704 gene encoding auxin efflux carrier component 6-like isoform X1: protein MISADDFYKVMCAMVPLYFAMFLAYVSVKWCNIFSPEQCSGINRFVAVFAVPVLSFHFISQNNPYEMNTKFILADTISKVSVLVLLSVWCIFSGKSEWLITIFSVSTLPNTLVMGIPLLRAMYGEFTQSIMVQLVVLQCIIWYTLLLFLFEYRAATILIQTQFPGGTAAAVTKFDIDNDIISLDGRNPLCTDSEIDDAGRIIRVRIRRSTSSTPPSSSVGVTPRASNLSNAEVFSINTPHEFGLGFRPFSPKISGYASSDAYSLQPTPRASSFNEMNSTATSPAAGKVSSLPSPVVKILWESPSEGSGGNVNIGDKDLSFRDCIKIPVEEGYDMKGEPANHEMPRAVVMLRIILIVVGRKLSRNPNTYSSVLGLLWSLISFKWKLAMPSVVKYSIKIISDAGLGMAMFSLGLFMALQPRIIACGLKMAAISMVIRFIGGPMLMSGASLAIGLKGVHLHAAIVQAALPQGIVPFVFAREYGLHPDILSTGVIFGMLISLPITILYYILLGL, encoded by the exons atgattagcGCAGATGATTTCTACAAGGTCATGTGTGCTATGGTGCCTCTCTACTTCGCAATGTTCTTGGCCTATGTATCGGTCAAATGGTGCAACATATTCTCTCCGGAGCAATGCTCAGGCATCAACCGATTCGTTGCGGTTTTCGCTGTTCCGGTTCTATCGTTTCATTTCATATCACAGAACAACCCTTATGAAATGAACACCAAGTTCATATTGGCGGACACCATCTCTAAGGTTTCTGTGCTTGTTTTGCTGTCTGTTTGGTGCATTTTTAGTGGGAAATCGGAGTGGTTGATTACTATTTTCTCGGTTTCAACTTTGCCAAATACATTGGTTATGGGGATACCTTTGCTTAGAGCCATGTACGGGGAGTTCACACAGAGCATCATGGTTCAATTGGTTGTGCTTCAATGTATTATCTG GTACACACTGCTGCTCTTCCTCTTTGAATACAGAGCTGCAACTATACTAATACAAACCCAATTCCCCGGCGGAACAGCCGCCGCCGTAACCAAATTCGACATCGACAATGACATCATCTCCCTGGACGGCCGGAACCCACTCTGCACTGACTCCGAAATCGATGACGCCGGACGCATTATTCGTGTCCGCATCCGACGTTCCACATCCTCCACCCCACCATCATCCTCCGTGGGGGTCACCCCACGCGCCTCCAATCTCTCCAACGCCGAGGTATTCTCCATCAACACACCCCACGAGTTCGGGCTCGGGTTTCGACCCTTCAGCCCAAAGATCTCGGGTTACGCTTCTTCTGACGCATATTCCCTCCAACCCACCCCAAGAGCTTCGAGCTTCAACGAAATGAATTCCACCGCCACGAGCCCCGCCGCGGGTAAGGTTTCCAGTCTGCCATCACCGGTGGTGAAAATCCTGTGGGAGTCGCCATCAGAGGGGTCCGGAGGTAATGTTAACATCGGAG ATAAAGATCTTAGCTTTAGAGACTGCATAAAGATTCCAGTGGAAGAGGGATATGATATGAAAGGTGAACCGGCCAATCACGAAATGCCACGTGCTGTGGTTATGCTAAGAATTATATTAATCGTGGTTGGAAGGAAGCTTTCGCGGAATCCAAATACCTATTCCAGCGTTTTAGGCCTTTTATGGTCTCTCATATCCTTTAA ATGGAAACTGGCAATGCCGAGTGTGGTGAAATACTCGATCAAAATCATATCGGATGCAGGGCTTGGGATGGCCATGTTCAGTTTGG GGTTGTTCATGGCACTCCagcctcgaataatcgcttgCGGCTTAAAGATGGCGGCTATATCGATGGTGATCAGATTTATAGGCGGTCCGATGTTGATGTCTGGGGCGTCTCTAGCCATCGGGCTTAAAGGAGTGCACCTTCATGCGGCCATAGTTCAG GCAGCTCTTCCCCAAGGGATTGTACCATTTGTATTTGCTAGAGAATATGGGTTGCATCCAGACATATTAAGCACCGG GGTTATATTCGGCATGTTGATTTCTTTACCCATCACAAtactatattatatattattaggcCTATGA
- the LOC140828091 gene encoding endoglucanase 21-like — translation MSDSSEAEFHCGRLVHSSESGRLISSSSRWNSIEVDFSYLSRSVDGFDTLPSRFSKSVDFNLTIGDKGFLRRCVYTTIFMVVFIPVLVLLLRFLIHRNEDDGGPKNLSLALKQALLFFDAQKSGHFPRNSTINFRGDSGLNDGKDGQTNADLVGGYYDSGNNMKFSFSTAYTVTLLSWTVIEYQQKYADLGELDHIKDIIKWGTDYLLKVFIPPVSNEESAVLYSQVGGSEGSLNQENDINCWQKPEDMKYTRHVSACDDTAADLAGEMVAAMSAASLVLIGDKEYSKRLVDAAENLFNLATRQDRSHKPGKYTDDGACGGLAVNFYNSTTYVDELVWGGTWLFFATGNSSYLEYSTNKFDSAEKEELVSEKGVFYWNNKFTANAVLMTRIRYFIDLGYPYEDALATNRTDLLMCSYLSNQKLSVTNGGLVLLKPDINAPLQYVATASFLSKLYSDYLELLSRTGGSCNTAIFSIQMLRDFSISQVNYILGDNPMKMSYMVGYGNRYPVHVHHRAASIPQDGKWHSCSEGDEFLNSKDKNPNILFGAMVGGPDKNDAFLDDRAKPRFTEPSISSNAGLVAALVALLDPADSDAHNLGIDEMGMFRNVH, via the exons ATGTCCGATTCGTCGGAAGCCGAATTCCACTGTGGCAGATTAGTGCACTCATCTGAATCAGGCAGGCTAATCTCTTCTTCCAGTCGCTGGAACTCCATAGAAGTCGACTTCAGTTATCTCTCTCGATCAGTGGACGGATTTGATACTCTCCCTTCTCGTTTTTCTAAATCCGTGGATTTCAATCTAACCATCGGCGACAAAGGGTTCTTAAGGCGTTGCGTTTACACGACGATTTTCATGGTTGTTTTCATTCCTGTTTTGGTTCTACTGTTACGTTTCTTGATACACAGGAATGAAGATGATGGCGGTCCCAAGAACCTGTCGCTTGCTTTGAAGCAAGCCCTTCTGTTTTTCGACGCTCAGAAAT CGGGTCATTTCCCGAGGAACAGTACGATTAATTTTCGGGGAGATTCTGGTTTAAATGATGGAAAAGATGGGCAAACCAATGCTGATCTTGTCGGAGGATACTATGATTCAGGAAATAATATGAAGTTTAGCTTTTCTACAGCTTATACAGTTACTCTACTAAGCTGGACAGTGATTGAGTATCAGCAAAAGTATGCTGACCTTGGAGAGCTCGATCATATAAAAGACATTATCAAATGGGGAACCGATTACTTGCTCAAAGTCTTCATTCCACCAGTTTCAAATGAAGAGTCAGCTGTTTTATATTCTCAG GTTGGTGGAAGCGAGGGCAGTTTGAATCAAGAAAACGACATTAATTGTTGGCAAAAACCAGAGGACATGAAGTATACTAGGCATGTTTCTGCGTGTGATGATACTGCTGCTGATTTAGCCGGAGAGATGGTTGCAGCAATGTCTGCTGCATCGCTCGTTCTCATTGGCGATAAGGAATATTCAAAAAGATTAGTTGACGCAGCAGAAAATTTATTTAACTTAGCAACGAGGCAGGATCGGTCCCACAAGCCTGGAAAGTACACCGACGATGGTGCTTGTGGCGGTCTAGCCGTCAATTTTTACAACTCGACAACTTATGTTGATGAGTTAGTTTGGGGAGGAACATGGTTATTTTTCGCTACAGGGAACAGCAGTTACCTAGAGTACTCAACTAATAAATTTGATTCCGCGGAGAAGGAAGAATTGGTTTCGGAAAAAGGGGTGTTCTATTGGAACAACAAGTTCACAGCAAATGCG GTCTTGATGACAAGAATCAGATATTTCATAGATCTTGGCTATCCGTATGAAGATGCATTAGCCACAAACAGAACAGATTTGCTCATGTGTTCTTATCTTTCTAATCAAAAATTAAGTGTGACTAACg GTGGGCTAGTTCTCCTAAAACCAGATATTAACGCCCCACTCCAATATGTTGCAACTGCATCTTTTCTCAGCAAATTATACAGCGACTATCTTGAACTGTTGAGCAGAACTGGTGGCAGTTGTAATACCGCAATCTTTTCGATTCAAATGTTACGAGATTTCTCCATCTCTCAG GTGAATTACATACTAGGAGATAATCCAATGAAGATGAGCTACATGGTAGGATACGGGAACCGTTACCCGGTGCATGTTCACCACAGGGCTGCATCAATTCCGCAGGATGGAAAATGGCACTCATGCTCAGAAGGAGACGAGTTCTTGAATTCGAAAGACAAAAATCCCAACATTCTTTTTGGAGCAATGGTAGGAGGGCCAGATAAAAACGATGCTTTCTTGGACGATAGAGCCAAGCCGCGGTTTACAGAGCCGAGCATATCAAGCAATGCTGGTTTAGTAGCGGCCCTCGTCGCACTTCTGGATCCAGCTGATTCTGATGCCCATAATTTAGGCATAGACGAAATGGGGATGTTTCGAAATGTTCATTAA